A window of the Abyssisolibacter fermentans genome harbors these coding sequences:
- a CDS encoding complex I 24 kDa subunit family protein, whose amino-acid sequence MSFEFNWEQNEGKINELKQFINEKKLTKGALMPVMHKAQSVFGYLPIEVQKIISEELNVPLSEIYGVATFYSQFTLIPKGKYTISVCLGTACYVKGSQGLIDKVKNELSIEVGQTTPDKKFSLQATRCIGACGLAPVMTVNDDVYGKLVVEDVAGIIAKYKDK is encoded by the coding sequence ATGTCTTTTGAGTTTAATTGGGAACAAAATGAGGGTAAAATTAACGAATTAAAACAATTCATTAATGAAAAAAAATTAACAAAAGGAGCTTTAATGCCTGTAATGCATAAGGCACAATCAGTTTTTGGATATTTACCAATAGAAGTTCAAAAAATTATATCTGAAGAATTAAATGTACCATTATCTGAAATATATGGTGTTGCTACATTTTATTCTCAATTCACATTAATACCAAAAGGTAAATATACAATTTCAGTTTGTTTAGGTACTGCTTGTTATGTAAAAGGTTCACAAGGTTTAATTGATAAAGTTAAGAATGAACTAAGTATCGAAGTTGGTCAAACTACACCTGATAAAAAATTCTCATTACAAGCAACAAGATGTATAGGAGCTTGTGGTTTAGCTCCAGTTATGACTGTTAATGATGATGTTTATGGAAAACTTGTAGTTGAAGATGTAGCTGGTATAATAGCAAAATATAAAGACAAATAG
- a CDS encoding (2Fe-2S) ferredoxin domain-containing protein has product MKSLEELKKIREEAKKKVQLRHDSDGTRIVVGMATCGISAGARPVLMTLLEEVNKRNLSNVMVNQTGCIGVCRLEPIVEVYRPGEEKVTYVHMDSEKAKRVITEHIVNGNVVTEYTVGAYEK; this is encoded by the coding sequence ATGAAATCTCTTGAAGAATTAAAAAAAATCAGAGAAGAAGCTAAGAAAAAGGTACAGCTTAGACATGATAGTGATGGAACAAGAATAGTAGTTGGTATGGCAACTTGTGGTATATCAGCTGGTGCTAGACCTGTTTTAATGACATTATTAGAAGAAGTTAATAAAAGAAATTTGAGTAATGTTATGGTTAATCAAACTGGATGTATTGGTGTTTGTCGTTTAGAACCAATTGTAGAAGTATACAGACCTGGTGAAGAAAAGGTTACTTATGTTCACATGGATTCAGAAAAGGCTAAAAGAGTTATAACAGAGCATATTGTAAATGGGAACGTAGTCACAGAATATACTGTAGGAGCATATGAAAAGTAG
- the nuoF gene encoding NADH-quinone oxidoreductase subunit NuoF, with product MDFYRAHVLICGGTGCTSSKSDQIEEKMKQKIEEAGLDKEVMVVRTGCFGLCEAGPIVVVYPEGAFYSHVGLEDVDEIVQEHLLKGRIVKHLLYKGAKEEDIIKSVNEVNFYKKQTRIALKNCGVINPEDINEYIAVDGYMALGKVLTEMTPTEIIDVIKESGLRGRGGGGFPTGLKWNFCAQAQGDQKYVICNADEGDPGAFMDRSILEGDPHCVIEAMAIAGYAIGADQGFIYVRAEYPIAVQRLEIAINQAREKGLLGKNIFSSDFNFDIEIRLGAGAFVCGEETALIASIEGERGMSRNKPPYPANKGLWGKPTLINNVETYANITKIINKGPKWFRSIGTEKSPGTKVFALGGKINNTGLVEIPMGTTLREVIFDIGGGIPNGKKFKAVQTGGPSGGCITADYLDTPIDYDSLTALGSMMGSGGMIVMDEDNCMVDIARFFLDFTVEESCGKCTPCRIGTKRMLEILEKITSGKGELKDIEKLEKLAANIKTSALCGLGQTAPNPVLSTLHYFRDEYEAHVIDKKCPAGNCKALLAYNIQEDICKGCTLCAKNCPVGAISGEAKKPHSIDQDKCIKCGACMEKCPFNAIKLG from the coding sequence ATGGATTTTTACAGAGCACATGTACTTATTTGTGGAGGTACAGGATGTACATCTTCTAAATCTGATCAAATAGAAGAAAAGATGAAACAAAAAATAGAAGAAGCTGGATTAGATAAAGAAGTTATGGTTGTTAGAACAGGATGTTTTGGATTATGTGAAGCAGGTCCAATTGTAGTTGTTTATCCTGAGGGTGCATTCTATAGCCATGTTGGTTTGGAAGATGTTGATGAAATCGTTCAAGAACATTTATTAAAAGGAAGAATAGTTAAGCATCTTTTATACAAAGGAGCTAAAGAAGAAGATATAATTAAATCTGTTAACGAAGTTAATTTCTACAAAAAACAGACAAGAATAGCATTAAAAAATTGTGGAGTTATAAATCCTGAAGATATTAATGAATATATTGCAGTAGATGGTTATATGGCTTTAGGTAAAGTATTAACAGAAATGACTCCTACTGAAATTATTGACGTAATAAAAGAATCAGGTCTAAGAGGAAGAGGAGGCGGAGGATTCCCAACTGGTCTTAAATGGAATTTCTGTGCTCAAGCTCAAGGAGATCAAAAATATGTTATTTGTAATGCTGATGAAGGTGATCCAGGAGCATTTATGGATAGAAGTATATTAGAAGGAGATCCACATTGTGTAATAGAAGCAATGGCTATAGCGGGTTATGCAATAGGAGCTGATCAAGGTTTTATATATGTTAGAGCGGAATACCCAATAGCTGTACAGAGATTAGAGATAGCTATTAATCAGGCTAGAGAAAAAGGACTTTTGGGCAAGAATATATTTAGTAGCGATTTTAATTTTGATATTGAAATTAGACTTGGTGCAGGAGCATTTGTATGTGGAGAAGAGACTGCTTTAATAGCTTCAATCGAAGGTGAAAGAGGCATGTCAAGAAATAAACCTCCTTATCCTGCTAATAAAGGTTTGTGGGGCAAACCAACATTAATTAATAACGTTGAAACATACGCTAACATAACAAAAATAATTAATAAAGGTCCTAAATGGTTTAGAAGTATAGGTACTGAAAAGTCTCCAGGAACAAAAGTATTTGCATTAGGTGGAAAAATCAATAACACTGGACTTGTTGAAATACCAATGGGAACAACTTTAAGAGAAGTTATTTTTGATATTGGTGGTGGAATACCTAATGGTAAGAAGTTTAAAGCTGTTCAAACAGGTGGACCATCTGGTGGATGTATTACAGCTGATTATTTAGATACACCTATTGATTATGATTCATTAACTGCATTAGGATCAATGATGGGTTCTGGTGGTATGATCGTTATGGATGAAGATAACTGTATGGTTGACATAGCAAGATTTTTCTTAGATTTTACAGTTGAAGAATCTTGTGGAAAATGTACACCATGTAGAATAGGTACTAAGAGAATGCTTGAAATATTAGAAAAGATAACAAGTGGTAAGGGTGAACTAAAAGATATCGAAAAGCTAGAAAAATTAGCTGCAAATATTAAAACATCTGCATTATGTGGTCTTGGACAAACTGCTCCAAATCCTGTATTATCTACATTACATTATTTTAGAGATGAATATGAAGCACATGTAATAGATAAAAAATGCCCTGCAGGAAACTGTAAAGCATTATTAGCTTATAATATTCAAGAGGATATATGTAAAGGTTGTACATTATGTGCTAAAAATTGTCCAGTAGGAGCAATTTCAGGCGAAGCTAAAAAACCACATAGTATAGACCAAGATAAATGTATTAAATGTGGAGCATGTATGGAAAAATGTCCATTTAATGCTATTAAGTTAGGGTAA
- a CDS encoding IS3 family transposase, translating into MSRKGNCWDNDPQELFFGSLKDEVDYKSCKSFEELKVKINLYRVYYNNYRYQWNLKKMTP; encoded by the coding sequence ATGTCTAGAAAAGGCAACTGTTGGGATAATGACCCACAGGAATTATTTTTTGGAAGTTTAAAAGATGAGGTTGACTATAAATCCTGTAAATCATTTGAAGAATTGAAAGTCAAGATAAATCTTTATAGGGTGTATTACAACAACTATCGTTATCAATGGAACTTAAAGAAGATGACTCCTTAA